A single window of Actinoallomurus bryophytorum DNA harbors:
- a CDS encoding aldo/keto reductase, with protein MDYVKLGSTGLDVSPICVGCMSFGVPGRGGHPWSLDEEEARPLIRGALEAGINFFDTANVYSDGTSEEITGRLLWEHARRDEIVLATKVHGRMHKGPNGAGLSRKAIMSEIDNSLRRLGTDYVDLYQIHRWDHHTPIEETLEALHDVVKAGKARYIGASSMYAWQFSKALYTSAQHGWTRFSTMQNHYNLLHREEEREMLPLCADQGIGVIPWSPLARGRLARDWDATSARSETDEFGKSLYQEGDRKIVEAVAQVASSRGVAAAHVALAWVLRHPSVAAPIVGMTKASHLDDAVAALTLSLSDDEVARIEEHYTPRSIVGFR; from the coding sequence ATGGACTACGTGAAACTGGGTTCGACAGGGCTGGACGTGTCGCCGATCTGCGTGGGGTGCATGAGCTTCGGCGTGCCCGGCCGCGGCGGCCACCCCTGGTCGCTCGACGAGGAAGAGGCCCGCCCGCTCATCCGCGGCGCGCTCGAAGCCGGCATCAACTTCTTCGACACCGCGAACGTCTACTCCGACGGCACCAGCGAGGAGATCACCGGGCGGCTGCTGTGGGAGCACGCCCGGCGCGACGAGATCGTCCTGGCGACCAAGGTGCACGGCCGGATGCACAAGGGCCCGAACGGCGCGGGCCTGTCCCGTAAAGCGATCATGAGCGAGATCGACAACAGCCTGCGGCGGCTGGGCACGGACTACGTCGACCTCTACCAGATCCACCGCTGGGACCACCACACCCCGATCGAGGAGACCCTCGAAGCCCTGCATGACGTGGTGAAGGCGGGCAAGGCGCGCTACATCGGCGCGTCGTCGATGTACGCGTGGCAGTTCTCCAAGGCGCTCTACACGTCCGCGCAGCACGGCTGGACGCGATTCAGCACGATGCAGAACCACTACAACCTCCTCCACCGCGAGGAGGAGCGCGAGATGCTGCCGCTGTGCGCCGACCAGGGCATCGGCGTGATCCCGTGGAGCCCGCTGGCACGAGGCCGCCTCGCCCGCGACTGGGACGCGACCAGCGCCCGCAGCGAGACGGACGAGTTCGGCAAGTCCCTGTACCAGGAGGGCGACCGCAAGATCGTCGAAGCGGTGGCGCAGGTCGCCTCCTCCCGCGGCGTGGCGGCCGCTCACGTCGCCCTGGCCTGGGTCCTGCGCCACCCGTCCGTGGCCGCGCCCATCGTCGGCATGACGAAGGCCTCGCACCTCGACGACGCGGTGGCCGCCCTCACGCTGTCGTTGAGCGATGACGAGGTCGCCCGGATCGAGGAGCACTACACGCCGCGTTCGATCGTCGGGTTCCGCTGA
- a CDS encoding LysR family transcriptional regulator, with product MTLTQLSVFVLVARLGSVKAAARTLDVSEPAVSQALSALRQHLGDPLVTRGPSGMTLTPGGTRLLGIASQMVALGAEAEATVRAAQGAPEPLRIVASSTIAEFVSGPLIDAFVTRSARKVDGSAGVAATDEMAVLVANRLSDLALGPPLRTDPSLVSEPVLRTKLIVVGSGRRPLRSDVIWLVDPAGTDDESDTGRLLKRLRVPDSRIRVFPNQTAAWTAAADGAGVAPAFAHLVAPQLRRGDLVVVTTPVTPVAGAWYATTLTSERRSATAGAFRRFLGTPEAMHLMQSAGTGSPPSRFRPPVYVTIWS from the coding sequence GTGACCCTGACGCAGCTGAGCGTTTTCGTGCTGGTCGCCCGGCTGGGCTCGGTGAAGGCGGCGGCACGCACCCTCGACGTGAGCGAGCCCGCGGTCTCGCAGGCACTCAGTGCCCTGCGTCAGCATCTCGGCGACCCGCTCGTCACCCGCGGCCCGTCGGGCATGACCCTCACCCCGGGCGGCACCCGGCTGCTGGGCATCGCCTCCCAGATGGTGGCGTTGGGTGCCGAGGCGGAGGCGACCGTACGCGCGGCGCAGGGAGCGCCGGAGCCGCTGCGGATCGTGGCCAGCAGCACCATCGCCGAGTTCGTCAGCGGCCCGCTCATCGACGCCTTCGTCACGAGGTCCGCCAGGAAGGTCGACGGCTCCGCCGGGGTGGCCGCCACCGACGAGATGGCCGTGCTCGTCGCGAACCGCCTGAGCGACCTCGCGCTCGGACCCCCCCTGCGTACGGACCCGAGCCTGGTCAGCGAGCCGGTCCTGCGGACGAAGCTGATCGTCGTCGGGTCCGGGCGCAGACCGCTGCGCAGTGACGTGATCTGGCTGGTCGACCCGGCCGGCACCGACGACGAGAGCGACACGGGCCGGCTGCTGAAGCGGTTGCGGGTGCCCGACTCCCGCATCCGTGTGTTCCCGAACCAGACGGCCGCCTGGACCGCCGCCGCGGACGGCGCCGGCGTCGCGCCCGCCTTCGCCCATCTCGTCGCCCCGCAGCTGCGGCGCGGTGACCTGGTCGTGGTGACCACGCCCGTCACTCCCGTGGCCGGCGCCTGGTACGCGACGACGCTCACGTCCGAGCGGCGGTCGGCGACGGCCGGGGCGTTCCGGCGTTTCCTCGGCACCCCGGAGGCCATGCACCTCATGCAGTCGGCGGGGACCGGCTCTCCGCCGTCACGGTTCCGCCCGCCGGTGTACGTGACGATCTGGAGTTGA
- a CDS encoding ATP-binding protein: MKIAFVGKGGSGKTTLSSLFIRHLVAAEAPVVAIDADINQHLGVALGLDEDEAAAIPAMGEHLLEIKTYLRGANRRISSPRAMVKTTPPGAGSKLLRPRGDDFIHSRLSVDVAGASLMATGPFTDEDLGVACYHSKTGAVELYLNHLVDGPGDYVVVDCTAGAESFASGMFTRFDLTFLVAEPTRKGVAVYRQWVEYAKDYDVVLRVVGNKVHGLDDVAFLREHVGDALLCCLGQSAAVRGLEQGRPFDIEDLDEHDRAALATLRTEVDAQPKDWEKFTRQAIEFHVKNARAWANAAVGEDLEAQVDPGFALGGASLMAGSS; the protein is encoded by the coding sequence GTGAAGATCGCTTTTGTCGGCAAAGGCGGCAGCGGGAAGACCACGCTGTCGTCCCTGTTCATCCGGCATCTGGTGGCCGCCGAGGCGCCGGTGGTCGCCATCGACGCCGACATCAACCAGCATCTCGGAGTCGCGCTGGGCCTCGACGAGGACGAGGCGGCGGCGATCCCCGCCATGGGCGAGCACCTGCTGGAGATCAAGACGTACCTGCGCGGCGCCAACCGGCGGATCTCCTCGCCGCGCGCGATGGTGAAGACGACTCCACCGGGCGCGGGCTCGAAGCTTCTGCGGCCGCGCGGCGACGATTTCATCCACTCTCGGCTCTCGGTCGACGTGGCCGGGGCGAGTCTGATGGCGACCGGGCCGTTCACCGATGAGGATCTCGGCGTGGCCTGCTATCACTCCAAGACCGGAGCGGTCGAGCTCTACCTCAACCATCTCGTCGACGGCCCGGGGGACTACGTCGTCGTCGACTGTACGGCGGGCGCGGAGTCCTTCGCCTCCGGCATGTTCACCCGCTTCGACCTGACGTTCCTGGTGGCCGAGCCCACGCGCAAGGGCGTCGCCGTCTATCGCCAGTGGGTCGAATACGCCAAGGACTACGACGTCGTGCTCCGGGTGGTCGGAAACAAGGTGCACGGCCTGGACGACGTGGCCTTCCTGCGCGAGCACGTCGGCGACGCGCTCCTGTGCTGCCTGGGGCAGTCGGCGGCGGTGCGCGGCCTGGAGCAGGGCCGCCCGTTCGACATCGAGGACCTGGACGAACACGACCGTGCCGCGCTGGCGACGCTCCGCACCGAGGTCGACGCGCAGCCGAAGGACTGGGAGAAGTTCACCCGGCAGGCGATCGAGTTCCACGTGAAGAACGCCCGAGCGTGGGCGAACGCCGCCGTAGGCGAAGACCTCGAGGCCCAGGTCGATCCCGGCTTCGCTCTCGGGGGAGCGTCACTCATGGCCGGGAGTTCGTAG
- a CDS encoding IS5 family transposase (programmed frameshift), with amino-acid sequence MVRRHELSDEQWQVIEPLLPVSGAAGRPRVDDRRVINGMLFKAKTGVAWRDLPERYGPWKTVYNRFWRWSRNGTLTMLVSKAQVIAEAIDELDREVSVDSSIVRAHQHAAGARRLAAGRTGGTIAGRAGRTRVDHAIGRSRGGVTTKIHLACDGHGRPLSVVLTGGNVNDCTMFEQVMAGICIRRHPAQRPGRPWRRPVRVIADKGYSSRAIRAYLRRRGIAATIPERVDQQAGRRRRGSQGGRPPAFDPRVYRRRNVVERCFNRLKQYRAIATRYDKTAQSYQGMIDLATLLIWL; translated from the exons GTGGTGCGTAGGCATGAGTTGAGTGATGAGCAGTGGCAGGTGATTGAGCCGTTGCTGCCTGTTTCGGGTGCTGCTGGGCGTCCGCGGGTGGATGACCGGCGGGTGATCAATGGGATGTTGTTCAAGGCCAAGACCGGGGTGGCCTGGCGGGATCTGCCGGAGCGGTACGGGCCGTGGAAGACGGTCTACAACCGGTTTTGGCGCTGGTCTCGTAACGGCACGCTCACGATGCTGGTCTCTAAGGCGCAGGTGATCGCCGAGGCGATCGATGAACTGGACCGGGAGGTGTCGGTGGATTCCTCCATCGTGCGGGCCCATCAGCACGCCGCCGGAGCCCGTCGTCTGGCGGCCGGCCGCACAGGGGGCACAATCGCCGGTCGGGCAGGCCGAACCAG AGTTGATCATGCTATCGGCCGGTCCCGGGGCGGTGTCACGACAAAGATCCATCTTGCCTGTGATGGTCACGGTCGGCCCCTGTCGGTCGTGCTGACGGGCGGGAACGTCAATGACTGCACCATGTTCGAGCAGGTGATGGCCGGGATCTGCATCCGCCGTCACCCCGCGCAGCGGCCCGGGCGGCCTTGGCGGCGTCCGGTGCGGGTGATCGCCGATAAGGGTTACAGCTCCCGCGCGATCCGCGCCTACCTGCGCCGCCGTGGTATCGCTGCGACCATCCCCGAACGAGTCGACCAGCAAGCCGGCCGTCGGCGCCGCGGCTCACAAGGGGGCCGGCCACCCGCCTTCGACCCCCGCGTCTACCGCCGGCGCAACGTCGTCGAACGCTGCTTCAACCGGCTCAAGCAGTACCGCGCCATCGCCACCCGCTATGACAAGACCGCCCAGTCCTACCAAGGGATGATCGACCTGGCCACCCTGCTCATATGGCTTTGA
- a CDS encoding SCO5389 family protein, with the protein MSLTVSPQLVQEAQRGDVDDAAFIDCIRDSLPYAWKVVTGLIEDLRTGDAEFADNQTPPPDEQARGQLLRMMASDAMRSAIERHFDVRLAFQNCHRAAAFRPDARSAYEDFVTTRAQILNQSPELVDC; encoded by the coding sequence ATGTCGCTGACCGTGTCCCCCCAACTCGTCCAGGAGGCCCAGCGCGGCGACGTCGACGACGCCGCGTTCATCGACTGCATCCGCGACTCCCTGCCGTACGCGTGGAAGGTCGTCACCGGCCTGATCGAGGACCTGAGGACCGGCGACGCGGAGTTCGCCGACAACCAGACCCCACCACCGGACGAGCAGGCACGCGGACAGCTCCTGCGCATGATGGCCAGCGACGCCATGCGCTCCGCGATAGAACGACACTTCGACGTCCGCCTGGCATTCCAGAACTGCCACCGCGCCGCCGCGTTCCGGCCTGACGCACGATCGGCCTACGAGGACTTCGTCACCACCCGCGCACAGATCCTCAACCAGTCACCCGAACTCGTCGACTGCTGA
- a CDS encoding FAD binding domain-containing protein gives MQVPSHFEYERAADVEEALALLARYGPEARVLAGGHSLLPMMKLRLAAPDALIDINDVSELSYIRVERDELLVGALVRHAELLDSPLAAEHFPIFGDAERVIADPLVRNRGTIGGSLCQADPSEDLSAAFAAVRASAVIRNAEGSRTVPLREFHVGPYQTVVGDGELLTEFRVPIRPGAGGGRGRHGSAYEKVDRRAGDWALAAAGAAIWLDGGKVADVGIGLTAVGARHFVAAEAEDYLRGRPADDESFAQAGRIAAEHCEPSADQRGPADYKRHLAGELTTRALRRAAERART, from the coding sequence ATGCAGGTTCCCTCGCATTTCGAGTACGAGCGGGCGGCCGATGTCGAGGAGGCGCTCGCGCTACTCGCGAGGTACGGACCCGAGGCGCGCGTGCTCGCCGGGGGCCACAGCCTGTTGCCCATGATGAAGCTACGGCTCGCCGCGCCGGACGCCCTGATCGACATCAACGACGTCAGTGAGCTGTCCTACATCCGCGTCGAGCGCGACGAGCTGCTCGTGGGCGCGCTCGTACGCCACGCGGAGCTGCTCGACTCGCCTCTCGCCGCCGAGCATTTCCCGATCTTCGGTGATGCCGAACGCGTCATCGCGGATCCGCTCGTACGCAACCGCGGCACCATCGGCGGGTCGCTCTGCCAGGCCGATCCGTCCGAGGACCTGTCCGCCGCGTTCGCCGCGGTACGGGCGTCGGCCGTCATCCGGAACGCCGAGGGCAGCCGTACGGTGCCGTTGCGCGAGTTCCACGTCGGCCCGTACCAGACGGTGGTCGGCGACGGTGAGCTGCTGACGGAGTTCCGGGTGCCGATCAGACCCGGGGCAGGCGGGGGGCGGGGACGACACGGCAGCGCGTACGAGAAGGTGGACCGGCGGGCCGGCGACTGGGCGCTCGCGGCGGCCGGGGCAGCCATCTGGCTGGACGGCGGAAAGGTCGCCGATGTCGGCATCGGCCTGACCGCCGTGGGCGCCAGGCACTTCGTCGCCGCCGAGGCGGAGGACTACCTTCGCGGACGCCCCGCCGACGACGAGTCCTTCGCCCAGGCCGGGCGGATCGCGGCCGAGCACTGCGAGCCGTCGGCCGACCAGCGCGGGCCGGCCGACTACAAACGGCATCTCGCCGGCGAGCTCACCACACGAGCGCTGCGGCGTGCGGCGGAAAGAGCGCGGACATGA
- a CDS encoding S53 family peptidase: MRATPSTAAPGPAAVPVRRACAVPTRKDQMACLALVRTDTSHGLRPQAAPAGLGASDLRTAYALPAGGSGRTVAIVAAYDDPKAEADLATYRSRYGLPACTTAGGCFTKVDQTGGHHLPAADPGWAEEESLDLDMVSAICPACHLLLLEANRPVMGDLGTAVRTAVSLGAGYVSNSYGADERATDARSDASYFDHPGVAITVASGDDGYGVEYPAASRYVTAVGGTSLTRASNARGWSETAWNGAGSGCSSYDAKPSWQAGTGCTRRSIADVSAVADPNTGVAVYDSYRSGGWLVVGGTSASAPIVAGIYALAGPVAPGSYPASFPYEHTGALNDVTSGGGSCAPSYRCTASTGYDGPTGLGTPRGVKAFADDGTD; this comes from the coding sequence GTGCGTGCCACGCCCTCCACCGCCGCCCCGGGCCCCGCCGCCGTACCGGTCAGGCGAGCCTGCGCCGTCCCGACGCGCAAGGACCAGATGGCCTGCCTCGCGCTCGTCCGCACCGATACGTCCCACGGCCTGCGGCCGCAGGCCGCACCCGCCGGTCTCGGGGCGTCCGACCTGAGAACCGCCTACGCCCTGCCCGCGGGCGGGTCGGGACGGACGGTCGCGATCGTCGCCGCCTACGACGACCCGAAGGCCGAGGCCGACCTGGCGACCTACCGGTCCCGGTACGGGCTCCCCGCCTGCACCACCGCCGGCGGCTGCTTCACGAAGGTGGACCAGACCGGCGGTCACCACCTGCCGGCCGCCGACCCCGGATGGGCCGAGGAGGAGTCACTGGACCTCGACATGGTCTCGGCGATCTGCCCGGCCTGCCACCTCCTGCTCCTCGAGGCGAACCGGCCGGTCATGGGCGATCTCGGTACGGCGGTCCGCACGGCGGTATCCCTCGGCGCCGGATACGTCTCCAACAGCTACGGGGCGGACGAGCGCGCCACCGACGCCCGATCCGACGCCTCCTACTTCGACCATCCCGGCGTCGCCATCACGGTGGCCTCCGGTGACGACGGGTACGGCGTGGAGTACCCGGCCGCCTCCCGGTACGTCACGGCGGTCGGCGGCACCTCGCTGACCAGGGCGTCCAACGCTCGCGGCTGGAGCGAGACCGCCTGGAACGGCGCGGGCTCCGGCTGCTCCTCCTACGACGCCAAGCCCTCGTGGCAGGCGGGCACCGGGTGTACGCGGCGGAGCATCGCCGACGTCTCGGCCGTCGCCGACCCGAACACCGGCGTGGCGGTCTACGACTCGTACCGGTCCGGCGGCTGGCTGGTCGTCGGCGGTACGAGCGCCTCGGCGCCGATCGTCGCCGGCATCTACGCCCTCGCCGGACCGGTGGCGCCGGGCTCGTACCCGGCATCCTTCCCGTACGAGCACACCGGCGCGCTCAACGACGTCACCTCCGGCGGCGGCTCCTGCGCCCCGTCGTACCGGTGCACGGCGAGCACCGGATACGACGGCCCGACCGGGCTCGGTACGCCGCGCGGCGTCAAGGCCTTCGCCGACGACGGCACTGACTGA
- a CDS encoding Fur family transcriptional regulator: protein MGTSQPVRGTRVRGTRQAEALATALESLAGFRSAQDIHAELRRRGERIGLTTVYRHLMVLSEDGAVDTIRDEDGETLYRRCASRAHHHHVTCRSCGRSVEVEGRAVEQWASRVAADAGFVDVDHTVEVFGVCPDCAAAAAAAAAAAAAAAAAGAGAGAGAAGRPAGE from the coding sequence GTGGGGACGTCACAGCCTGTTCGGGGCACTCGGGTCCGCGGGACACGACAGGCCGAGGCGCTGGCCACCGCCCTCGAGAGCCTTGCCGGGTTCCGCAGCGCGCAGGACATCCATGCCGAGCTCCGCCGCCGGGGTGAACGCATCGGCCTGACGACCGTCTACCGCCATCTCATGGTGCTCAGCGAGGACGGCGCGGTCGACACGATCCGGGACGAGGACGGCGAGACGCTCTATCGCCGCTGTGCGAGCAGGGCCCACCATCACCATGTCACCTGCCGCTCGTGCGGGCGGAGCGTGGAGGTCGAAGGGCGCGCGGTGGAGCAGTGGGCCTCGCGCGTCGCGGCGGACGCCGGCTTCGTCGACGTGGATCACACGGTGGAGGTCTTCGGGGTGTGCCCCGATTGCGCTGCCGCTGCCGCTGCCGCTGCCGCTGCCGCTGCCGCTGCCGCTGCCGCTGGGGCTGGGGCTGGGGCTGGGGCGGCTGGGCGGCCTGCGGGCGAGTAG